A stretch of the Comamonas testosteroni TK102 genome encodes the following:
- the ccoS gene encoding cbb3-type cytochrome oxidase assembly protein CcoS, which translates to MDILYVLIPLSVVLVMAIVAALWWAVYRGQFESVEQEGERILRDD; encoded by the coding sequence ATGGACATTCTGTATGTGCTGATTCCGCTGTCGGTAGTTCTGGTCATGGCCATTGTGGCCGCCTTGTGGTGGGCCGTTTACCGTGGCCAGTTCGAGAGCGTGGAACAGGAAGGCGAGCGCATTCTTCGCGACGATTGA
- the ccoN gene encoding cytochrome-c oxidase, cbb3-type subunit I, with product MEATHNNAVYYDDTVVRQFSIMAVVWGVVGMAVGVFIASQLAWPELNFGIPWLSYGRLRPLHTNAVIFAFGGSALFATSYYVVQRTCQTKLFMPKLASLTFWAWQLVIVAAAISLPLGYTQGKEYAELEWPIDLLITVTWVSYAIVFFGTIGIRKVKHIYVANWFFGAFILAVALLHVVNNVSIPAGWMKSYSAYAGVQDAMVQWWYGHNAVGFFLTAGFLGMMYYFIPKQAGRPVYSYRLSIVHFWALIFTYMWAGPHHLHYTALPDWAQSLGMVFSLILLAPSWGGMINGIMTLSGAWHKLRDDPILRFLIVSLSFYGMSTFEGPMMAIKTVNALSHYTDWTVGHVHSGALGWVGLITMGSLYYLIPRLFGREKMHSVPAIELHFWMATIGIVLYIAAMWIAGVMQGLMWRAINPDGTLTYTFVESVKATYPFYVIRVTGGLLYLGGMLVMAWNTWKTAMAGRSVKVAVPAVVAHA from the coding sequence ATGGAAGCAACACATAACAATGCTGTCTATTACGACGACACCGTCGTAAGACAGTTCTCTATCATGGCCGTGGTATGGGGGGTGGTAGGTATGGCAGTAGGCGTGTTTATCGCGTCACAGCTGGCCTGGCCGGAACTCAACTTCGGCATTCCCTGGCTGAGCTACGGACGTCTGCGTCCGCTGCATACCAATGCCGTGATCTTTGCCTTTGGTGGCTCGGCCTTGTTTGCCACCAGCTACTACGTGGTGCAACGCACCTGCCAGACCAAACTGTTCATGCCCAAGCTGGCCAGCCTGACCTTCTGGGCCTGGCAACTGGTCATCGTGGCTGCGGCCATCAGCCTGCCCCTGGGATACACCCAGGGCAAGGAATATGCCGAGCTGGAATGGCCCATCGATCTGTTGATCACCGTGACCTGGGTGTCCTATGCCATCGTGTTCTTCGGCACCATCGGCATCCGCAAGGTCAAGCACATCTATGTGGCCAACTGGTTCTTCGGTGCCTTCATCCTGGCCGTGGCCTTGCTGCACGTGGTCAACAACGTCTCCATTCCGGCAGGCTGGATGAAGAGCTACTCGGCCTATGCCGGCGTGCAGGACGCCATGGTCCAGTGGTGGTACGGCCATAACGCCGTGGGCTTCTTCCTGACCGCAGGCTTCCTGGGCATGATGTACTACTTCATCCCCAAGCAGGCCGGTCGCCCCGTCTACTCGTATCGCCTGTCGATCGTGCACTTCTGGGCACTGATCTTCACCTATATGTGGGCCGGTCCTCACCACCTGCACTACACCGCGCTGCCCGACTGGGCCCAGTCGCTGGGCATGGTGTTCTCGCTGATCCTGCTGGCTCCCAGCTGGGGCGGCATGATCAACGGCATCATGACGCTGTCGGGTGCCTGGCACAAGCTGCGTGACGACCCCATCCTGCGCTTCCTGATCGTGTCCCTGTCGTTCTACGGCATGTCCACCTTCGAAGGCCCGATGATGGCCATCAAGACCGTCAACGCACTGAGCCACTACACCGACTGGACCGTGGGCCACGTGCACTCCGGTGCTCTGGGCTGGGTGGGTCTGATCACCATGGGTTCTCTGTACTACCTGATTCCCCGTCTCTTCGGCCGCGAAAAAATGCACTCCGTGCCCGCGATCGAGCTGCACTTCTGGATGGCCACCATCGGTATCGTGCTGTACATCGCCGCGATGTGGATTGCCGGTGTGATGCAGGGCCTGATGTGGCGCGCCATCAACCCCGACGGCACGCTGACCTACACCTTCGTCGAAAGCGTGAAGGCGACCTATCCCTTCTACGTGATTCGCGTGACCGGCGGTCTGCTGTATCTGGGCGGCATGCTGGTGATGGCATGGAATACCTGGAAGACCGCAATGGCCGGCCGTTCCGTCAAGGTGGCAGTGCCTGCCGTGGTGGCTCACGCCTGA
- the ccoO gene encoding cytochrome-c oxidase, cbb3-type subunit II: protein MSEQNNAVPKSSMHEKIETSNFLLIALTLFVLTIGGLVEIVPLFFQKSTTEAVAGLKPYTPLQLMGRDVYLREGCYNCHSQMIRPFRAETMRYGHYSVAGEFVYDHPFQWGSKRTGPDLHRVGGKYSDEWHRIHLNNPRDVVPESNMPAYPWLEATKVDDSAVATRMSALRKVGVPYTDAEIAGAQAEVKDKTEMEAVISYLQVLGRAVK, encoded by the coding sequence ATGTCTGAACAAAATAACGCAGTTCCCAAGAGCTCCATGCACGAGAAGATCGAGACCAGCAACTTTTTGCTGATCGCGCTGACGCTGTTCGTGCTGACCATCGGTGGCCTGGTCGAAATCGTGCCGCTGTTCTTCCAGAAGTCCACGACCGAAGCCGTGGCGGGTCTCAAGCCCTACACACCGCTGCAACTGATGGGTCGTGACGTCTATCTGCGCGAAGGCTGCTACAACTGCCACTCGCAGATGATCCGCCCCTTCCGCGCCGAGACCATGCGCTACGGTCACTACTCGGTGGCCGGCGAGTTCGTCTACGACCACCCCTTCCAGTGGGGCTCCAAGCGTACTGGCCCCGATCTGCACCGTGTGGGCGGCAAGTACAGCGACGAATGGCATCGCATTCACCTGAACAACCCGCGTGATGTGGTGCCCGAGTCCAATATGCCTGCCTACCCCTGGCTGGAAGCCACCAAGGTGGACGACTCTGCCGTGGCAACGCGCATGAGCGCCTTGCGCAAGGTGGGTGTGCCGTATACCGATGCGGAGATCGCCGGGGCTCAGGCCGAAGTCAAGGACAAGACCGAGATGGAGGCCGTGATCTCCTATCTGCAGGTTCTGGGTCGCGCCGTCAAGTAA
- a CDS encoding CcoQ/FixQ family Cbb3-type cytochrome c oxidase assembly chaperone, which translates to MDITTMRVLATLASLACFVGIWWWAYARRNQARFDEAAQLPFLED; encoded by the coding sequence ATGGATATCACCACCATGCGTGTTCTGGCCACACTGGCTTCGCTGGCGTGCTTCGTGGGCATCTGGTGGTGGGCGTATGCCCGCCGTAACCAGGCCCGTTTCGACGAGGCAGCTCAGCTTCCCTTCCTGGAAGACTGA
- the ccoP gene encoding cytochrome-c oxidase, cbb3-type subunit III, whose product MSDFFNNFWSVYIAAVSLIGILGCFLLLVLVARRKVVPSADNTTGHVWDEDLRELNNPMPKWWMGLFVITVVFSLAYLVAYPGLGSFKGELDWTQYGAYDKEMEKARVDLEPMYAKFVSMPTEEMAKDPQAMAIGERLFMNNCAQCHGSDARGSKSFPNLSDGDWLHGGTPDKIKETITNGRIGVMPPMAAAVGSAEDVRNVAHYVLSLSGSPHDAVKASQGKSKFVACAACHGMDGKGNQALGAPNLTDDIWLHGWGESVIVDMVNHGKMNEMPAQKDKLTEAQIAVLASYVWGLSNASAQK is encoded by the coding sequence ATGAGCGACTTCTTTAACAACTTCTGGTCCGTGTACATTGCGGCCGTTTCGCTGATCGGCATCCTCGGCTGCTTCTTGCTGCTGGTGCTGGTGGCGCGCCGCAAGGTCGTTCCTTCCGCGGACAACACCACGGGTCACGTCTGGGACGAAGACCTGCGCGAACTCAACAACCCCATGCCCAAATGGTGGATGGGTCTGTTCGTGATCACCGTGGTCTTCAGCCTGGCCTATCTGGTGGCCTACCCGGGTCTGGGCTCCTTCAAGGGCGAGCTGGACTGGACCCAGTATGGCGCTTATGACAAGGAGATGGAAAAGGCCCGTGTCGACCTGGAGCCCATGTACGCCAAGTTCGTCAGCATGCCCACCGAAGAAATGGCCAAGGACCCTCAGGCCATGGCCATCGGCGAGCGTCTGTTCATGAACAACTGCGCGCAATGCCACGGCTCCGATGCACGCGGCAGCAAGAGCTTCCCCAATCTGAGCGACGGGGACTGGCTGCACGGCGGCACGCCCGACAAGATCAAGGAAACCATCACCAATGGCCGCATCGGCGTGATGCCTCCCATGGCAGCTGCCGTGGGCTCGGCGGAAGATGTGCGCAATGTGGCCCACTATGTGCTGAGCCTGTCGGGCAGCCCCCACGATGCCGTCAAGGCTTCGCAGGGCAAGTCCAAGTTCGTGGCCTGCGCGGCTTGCCACGGCATGGATGGCAAGGGCAACCAGGCGCTTGGCGCACCCAACCTGACCGATGACATCTGGCTGCATGGCTGGGGCGAGTCCGTCATTGTCGACATGGTCAACCATGGCAAGATGAATGAGATGCCTGCCCAGAAGGACAAGCTGACCGAGGCGCAGATCGCGGTGCTGGCTTCTTATGTCTGGGGGCTGTCCAACGCAAGCGCCCAGAAGTAA
- the ccoG gene encoding cytochrome c oxidase accessory protein CcoG encodes MPCDPEKPRKVIPITAEPVDGGQEYMPMFASEQKVYSRAISGIFSRWRWIMVFLTQIVFYGLPWLQWGERQMVLFDLGARRFYLFGLVLYPQDFIYLTGLLIISALGLFLFTAVAGRLWCGFSCPQTVYTEIFMWIESKVEGDRSARMRIDKHGWTFEKIWKKSLKQFLWIVLSLWTGFTFVGYFVPIRELGVELMAFQGSWQIFWVLFYGFATYGNAGYMREQVCKYMCPYARFQSAMFDKDTMIVSYDVQRGEARGPRRKDVDYKAQGLGDCIDCKLCVQVCPVGIDIRKGLQYECIGCGLCIDACNSVMDKMEYPRGLIRLTTQNAVAKLWKQAQVIRRIFRPRVLIYSTVLLALSAAMIASLVLREPLKVDVIRDRAALSRIVAGGKLENVYRLQIMNATESEQRYRISATGLDQLEVVSEQEVSVGPAETRGIAVRLQIPYGSAASGSHPVHFNVDALTAGAGRISEKSVFLVPR; translated from the coding sequence ATGCCCTGCGATCCGGAGAAACCTCGCAAAGTCATTCCGATCACGGCTGAGCCTGTGGACGGCGGTCAGGAATATATGCCCATGTTCGCCTCCGAACAGAAGGTGTACTCGCGCGCCATCAGCGGCATCTTCTCGCGCTGGCGCTGGATCATGGTGTTCTTGACCCAGATCGTCTTCTACGGTCTGCCGTGGCTGCAATGGGGCGAGCGCCAGATGGTGCTGTTCGACCTCGGGGCGCGGCGCTTCTATCTGTTCGGGCTGGTGCTCTACCCGCAGGACTTCATCTACCTGACGGGGCTGCTCATCATCAGCGCGCTGGGGCTGTTTCTGTTTACCGCAGTGGCCGGGCGTCTGTGGTGCGGCTTTTCCTGTCCGCAGACGGTCTATACCGAGATCTTCATGTGGATCGAGAGCAAGGTCGAGGGAGACCGCAGCGCCCGCATGCGCATCGACAAGCATGGCTGGACCTTCGAGAAAATCTGGAAGAAATCGCTCAAGCAGTTCCTCTGGATTGTTCTGTCCCTGTGGACCGGATTCACCTTTGTCGGCTACTTCGTGCCCATCCGTGAACTGGGTGTGGAGCTGATGGCCTTCCAGGGAAGCTGGCAGATTTTCTGGGTGCTGTTCTACGGCTTTGCCACATACGGCAATGCTGGCTATATGCGCGAGCAGGTCTGCAAGTACATGTGCCCCTATGCACGCTTCCAGAGCGCCATGTTCGACAAGGACACCATGATCGTCAGCTACGACGTGCAGCGCGGTGAAGCACGCGGCCCGCGCAGAAAAGACGTGGACTACAAGGCGCAGGGTCTGGGTGACTGCATAGACTGCAAGCTTTGTGTTCAGGTCTGCCCCGTAGGCATCGACATCCGCAAGGGGTTGCAGTACGAGTGCATTGGCTGCGGTCTGTGCATCGATGCCTGCAACTCCGTGATGGACAAGATGGAGTACCCGCGCGGCCTGATCCGCCTGACCACGCAGAACGCCGTGGCCAAGCTCTGGAAACAGGCGCAGGTGATCCGGCGCATCTTCCGCCCGCGCGTGCTGATCTACTCGACCGTGCTGCTGGCGCTGAGCGCAGCCATGATCGCCAGCCTGGTACTGCGCGAGCCACTCAAGGTCGACGTGATTCGCGACCGCGCCGCGCTGTCGCGCATCGTGGCTGGCGGCAAGCTCGAAAACGTCTATCGCCTGCAGATCATGAATGCGACCGAGTCCGAGCAGCGCTATCGCATCAGCGCCACCGGGCTGGATCAGCTGGAAGTAGTGTCCGAGCAGGAAGTCTCGGTAGGTCCGGCCGAGACGCGTGGCATTGCGGTGCGCCTGCAGATTCCCTATGGCTCAGCCGCTTCCGGCTCGCACCCTGTGCATTTCAATGTGGATGCACTGACGGCTGGGGCCGGACGCATCTCCGAAAAATCCGTGTTCCTGGTGCCACGCTAG
- a CDS encoding FixH family protein, producing MSAAQAKAPQKAKIIHPEDGKPWWKFAHVWLVIAGPAVVVVAGIVTAYIAMSKPDPVIDPDYYRHGIEINQRLTESEKSLAPAVTGRNHAATPAKDHPLDR from the coding sequence ATGTCGGCAGCACAAGCCAAGGCCCCGCAAAAGGCCAAGATCATCCACCCTGAGGACGGTAAGCCCTGGTGGAAGTTTGCCCATGTCTGGCTCGTCATCGCCGGTCCCGCCGTGGTGGTGGTCGCGGGCATCGTGACCGCCTATATCGCCATGAGCAAGCCGGATCCCGTGATCGACCCCGACTACTACCGTCACGGCATTGAAATCAACCAGCGTCTCACCGAGAGCGAAAAAAGCCTGGCGCCGGCAGTGACGGGGCGCAACCATGCCGCGACGCCGGCCAAGGATCATCCGCTGGATCGCTGA
- the fnr gene encoding fumarate/nitrate reduction transcriptional regulator Fnr, whose translation MNLQTIKASCSNCNLRELCMPMGLDDEQMERIDEIVATRRKVKRGGLLFRNGEEFTSLYAIRTGFFKTSVATEDGRDQVTGFQMAGEIIGLDGIVNDHHTCDAVALEDAEVCIMPFDKLEQLSREVTALQNHVHKVMSREIVREHGVMLLLGSMRAEERLAAFVLNLVQRLSARGFSKSELVLRMTREEIGSYLGLKLETVSRTFSKFAEEGIIEVRQRHLRILDTEALRRIVNSQQCQD comes from the coding sequence ATGAATCTTCAGACCATCAAAGCATCCTGCTCCAACTGCAATCTGCGTGAACTGTGCATGCCCATGGGCCTGGACGATGAACAAATGGAGCGCATTGACGAAATTGTGGCCACGCGCCGCAAGGTCAAACGGGGCGGGCTGCTGTTTCGCAACGGCGAGGAGTTCACCTCGCTGTATGCCATTCGCACCGGCTTCTTCAAGACCAGCGTGGCCACGGAAGACGGTCGCGACCAGGTCACGGGCTTTCAGATGGCCGGCGAGATCATCGGTCTGGATGGTATCGTCAACGACCACCACACCTGCGATGCCGTGGCGCTGGAAGATGCCGAAGTCTGCATCATGCCTTTCGACAAGCTCGAGCAACTCTCGCGCGAAGTCACGGCACTGCAAAATCATGTGCACAAGGTCATGAGCCGCGAAATCGTGCGCGAGCATGGCGTGATGCTGCTGCTGGGCAGCATGCGCGCCGAAGAACGCCTGGCGGCCTTTGTGCTGAACCTGGTGCAGCGCCTGTCCGCACGCGGCTTTTCGAAGTCGGAGCTGGTGTTGCGCATGACGCGTGAAGAAATCGGCAGCTATCTGGGGCTCAAGCTGGAGACCGTGAGTCGCACCTTCTCCAAGTTCGCCGAGGAAGGCATCATCGAAGTCAGACAGCGCCATCTGCGCATTCTGGATACCGAGGCGCTCAGGCGCATCGTCAACAGCCAGCAATGCCAGGACTGA
- the hemN gene encoding oxygen-independent coproporphyrinogen III oxidase produces the protein MTAVTPELLSRFDIPGPRYTSFPTADRFVEAFGADDYILALKQRKTHSGSRALPLSVYVHVPFCESLCYYCACNKIVTKHHEKAAEYLDYLGRELAMHTEHCGKGQLVSQLHLGGGTPTFFSDAELQQLMLLMREHFKLDPAGEYSIEVDPRTVSNERLKTLKDMGFNRLSFGVQDFDPAVQKAVHREQPAEQVFELVAEARRLGFVSINVDLIYGLPKQTSESFARTLAQVNELRPDRIALYAYAHLPERFKPQRRIASADLPMGQEKLNMLSGAIDAFMNGGYVYVGMDHFALPDDSLAIAKRQGRLHRNFQGYSTQPDCDLIALGVSAIGKVGATYSQNVKTLEEYYDAIDGGMLPVQRGLALSRDDLVRRAIIMAIMCQGSVLYEPMEQAWLINFREYFARELAALAEMQRNGLVQLSDEGFKVTGLGWFFVRGVAMLFDRYLQADRNRARFSRII, from the coding sequence ATGACCGCAGTCACGCCCGAGTTGCTGAGCCGCTTTGATATTCCCGGCCCACGCTACACATCATTCCCAACAGCCGACCGTTTTGTTGAGGCTTTTGGTGCAGACGACTACATCTTGGCGCTGAAACAGCGCAAGACGCATTCGGGTTCACGTGCCTTGCCCTTGTCCGTTTATGTGCATGTGCCGTTTTGCGAGTCGCTTTGCTATTACTGCGCCTGCAACAAGATCGTGACCAAGCATCATGAAAAGGCTGCCGAGTATCTGGATTATCTGGGCCGTGAACTGGCCATGCATACCGAGCATTGCGGCAAAGGCCAGCTGGTAAGCCAGCTGCATCTGGGAGGCGGCACGCCGACCTTCTTCAGCGATGCCGAGCTGCAGCAGTTGATGCTTCTGATGCGTGAGCATTTCAAGCTCGATCCGGCCGGCGAGTATTCCATCGAGGTCGATCCGCGTACCGTGAGCAACGAGAGGTTGAAGACACTCAAGGACATGGGCTTCAATCGCCTGAGCTTTGGCGTGCAGGATTTTGACCCCGCGGTGCAGAAAGCGGTGCACCGGGAGCAGCCAGCCGAGCAAGTCTTTGAGCTGGTGGCCGAGGCCCGCCGTCTGGGTTTTGTCTCCATCAATGTGGACCTGATCTACGGCCTGCCCAAGCAGACATCCGAGTCTTTTGCGCGAACGCTGGCCCAGGTCAATGAGTTGCGTCCCGACCGTATTGCTCTGTATGCCTATGCGCATCTGCCCGAGCGCTTCAAGCCGCAAAGGCGTATTGCATCGGCTGACTTGCCCATGGGACAGGAGAAGCTGAATATGCTCTCCGGCGCAATTGATGCATTCATGAATGGTGGCTATGTCTATGTCGGCATGGATCACTTTGCACTGCCCGACGACTCTCTGGCCATCGCCAAGCGTCAGGGGCGCCTGCATCGCAACTTCCAGGGCTACAGCACCCAGCCCGATTGCGACCTGATTGCACTGGGCGTATCGGCCATCGGCAAGGTGGGGGCCACCTACAGCCAGAACGTCAAGACCCTGGAAGAGTATTACGACGCCATTGATGGCGGCATGCTGCCCGTGCAGCGCGGACTGGCGCTCTCGCGTGACGATCTGGTGCGCAGAGCGATCATCATGGCCATCATGTGTCAGGGCTCCGTCCTGTACGAGCCGATGGAGCAAGCCTGGCTGATCAATTTCCGCGAGTACTTTGCTCGGGAGTTGGCAGCGCTGGCGGAAATGCAGCGCAATGGCCTGGTTCAGCTATCCGACGAGGGCTTCAAGGTCACGGGCCTGGGGTGGTTTTTTGTGCGCGGAGTAGCCATGCTGTTTGATCGATATTTGCAGGCCGACCGAAACCGCGCACGCTTTTCGCGCATCATCTAG
- a CDS encoding sulfite exporter TauE/SafE family protein, whose product MLFSLVWTALIMGLVGGPHCLVMCAAPCSVVTGARPVSDGQVIALHGLQKRQWLRTSLFHLGRIAGYALLGGVAAVAMESLAWLTSQTTALQKLWTLMHVAVMAWGLAMLVQARQPVWLEQAGRSVWARVQPWVVAPGGSLAAGFAWALMPCGLLYSAVLVAALSGGVWQGALSMAAFAIGGAAWLLAGPWLWQLGQSHLNALRARWGTRIAGLMLIGVASWALWMDLVYKPSLWCR is encoded by the coding sequence ATGTTGTTTTCGCTGGTCTGGACTGCTTTGATCATGGGGCTCGTGGGTGGGCCCCATTGTCTTGTGATGTGCGCTGCGCCCTGCAGTGTAGTTACAGGGGCAAGACCTGTCAGCGATGGCCAGGTCATCGCCTTGCACGGCCTGCAAAAACGCCAATGGCTGCGCACCAGCCTGTTTCATCTGGGACGCATTGCCGGCTATGCCCTGCTGGGCGGGGTTGCGGCCGTGGCGATGGAGAGTCTGGCCTGGCTGACCAGCCAGACAACGGCCTTGCAGAAGTTGTGGACGCTGATGCATGTCGCGGTCATGGCCTGGGGTCTGGCCATGCTGGTGCAGGCGCGGCAGCCGGTATGGCTGGAGCAGGCGGGGCGCTCTGTCTGGGCCAGGGTCCAGCCCTGGGTCGTCGCCCCGGGAGGGAGTCTGGCCGCAGGCTTTGCCTGGGCCCTGATGCCTTGCGGCTTGCTGTATTCGGCAGTGCTGGTGGCCGCGCTGAGTGGCGGAGTCTGGCAAGGTGCTCTGTCAATGGCAGCCTTTGCCATTGGCGGCGCAGCGTGGTTGCTGGCGGGCCCCTGGTTGTGGCAGCTGGGGCAGTCGCATCTGAATGCATTGCGGGCGCGCTGGGGCACCAGAATTGCGGGTTTGATGCTGATTGGTGTTGCGAGTTGGGCTTTGTGGATGGATCTGGTCTACAAACCCAGCCTTTGGTGCCGATAA
- a CDS encoding HD-GYP domain-containing protein, whose protein sequence is MNRFVAIDIGQLRIGMYVHLETGWLRHPFPVSSFKIVNDEQLQTLRTLKLKAVQVDLSRSDLEEAVTPSVAPPRSAASHPDSDAHAWRDSILGVQSRFLGAVSVFDDVQALLPANPERARATTDRLVAQQVVKLAQDRDLSLHLLADTGGVTFGVHGVNVSVLSLLLGKTLGLRNDVLQDLGTAALLHDIGKPGLEISASANALNQATDRMPLRETTYARHVGESVALALSMGYPPSVTTAIAQHHEWADGSGFPLGLLATDMDVAGQILALANNFERLCNLPLQGNEMTPHEAMAALYGQYRQRYAPEVLKAFVQTLGVYPPGSLVELSDGRMGVVVSVNTSQSLKPQVLTYDTQAAQKLRFVDLLEYVGLGIRRGLTRNQLSRNALEALQPQRRLCYFFDSSAAPAVEKDLA, encoded by the coding sequence GTGAATCGTTTCGTTGCTATTGATATCGGACAACTGCGAATTGGCATGTATGTCCATCTGGAGACTGGCTGGCTGCGCCACCCGTTTCCCGTCAGCAGCTTCAAGATTGTCAATGACGAGCAGTTGCAGACGCTCAGGACCCTGAAGCTCAAGGCCGTACAGGTTGATCTCTCCAGAAGTGATCTGGAGGAGGCTGTCACGCCTTCCGTCGCGCCTCCTCGCTCCGCTGCGAGCCATCCGGACAGCGATGCGCATGCCTGGCGAGACAGCATTCTGGGCGTGCAGTCCCGGTTTTTGGGTGCGGTGTCGGTATTTGACGATGTTCAGGCCCTGTTGCCTGCCAACCCCGAACGGGCGCGCGCCACGACGGATAGGCTGGTTGCGCAGCAAGTCGTCAAACTGGCGCAGGATCGTGATCTGAGCTTGCATCTGCTCGCGGATACGGGCGGCGTCACATTCGGTGTTCATGGAGTGAACGTTTCCGTGCTGAGCCTGTTGCTCGGCAAGACGCTGGGCTTGCGCAACGATGTGCTGCAGGATCTGGGCACGGCAGCGTTGCTGCATGACATCGGCAAGCCAGGGCTGGAGATTTCCGCGTCGGCCAATGCACTGAATCAAGCCACGGATCGCATGCCGCTGCGAGAGACCACCTATGCACGGCATGTCGGAGAGTCGGTGGCTTTGGCTCTGTCCATGGGCTATCCTCCTTCGGTCACGACGGCCATCGCCCAGCATCATGAGTGGGCCGATGGATCGGGCTTTCCGCTTGGCCTGCTGGCGACCGATATGGATGTTGCCGGACAGATACTGGCGCTGGCCAACAATTTCGAGCGTTTGTGCAATCTGCCACTGCAAGGCAACGAAATGACGCCCCACGAAGCCATGGCCGCACTGTACGGGCAGTACCGCCAGCGCTATGCACCTGAAGTGCTCAAGGCATTCGTGCAGACCCTGGGTGTCTATCCGCCGGGGTCCTTGGTGGAGCTCAGCGATGGGCGCATGGGCGTGGTGGTGTCCGTCAATACCAGCCAGTCTCTCAAGCCGCAGGTGCTGACCTATGACACGCAGGCGGCGCAGAAGTTGCGGTTCGTCGATTTGCTTGAATATGTGGGCTTGGGGATTCGTCGCGGTCTGACGCGTAATCAGCTATCGCGCAATGCGCTGGAAGCTTTACAGCCACAAAGACGTCTTTGCTATTTTTTTGACAGTTCTGCAGCACCTGCTGTCGAGAAAGATCTCGCGTGA